AGTCCACCAGGTACTCTAGCATAAGTGTTGTAGAACTATTTAGATTTGAGCACACAAGCTGTGTTAAATGATGGAATTTAACTAAATgctaaactctctctctctctctctctctctttagtgCAGCcaacaaatgttttcttaaagTGGCAACCTATGCAGCTCAGATGGAGCAGTACCAGAAAGCCATTGAAATATTTGAGCAGGTCTGTGTGATTTGATCTTACTTTTTCTTCCTTTATTCATTTGTGTGATTCATCCTTCATGTCGATTGGCATGTTGTCTGCTCAGATTGGGACTTACTCCATGGACACTACTTTGCTGAGGTATGGTGCTAAAGACCACTTCTTCAAAGCAGCTCTGTGTCACTTCTGCGTGGATATGCTCAACTGCAAGGTGACTGATTTACTCCCTTCCCAAtctgaaaacatttacaaagtCCTAGATGtcatttctttttgctttctcTTTATTAAACCCATGTTCTCTTCGATAGCTGGCTGTACAGAAGTATGAAGAAATGCATCCAGCCTTCTCAGATGCCAGAGAGTGCAAACTTCTTAAGGTTGGAATCTTTCTTGACAATACATTTAGCAATAAGAATTGTATGGTCATGGTCAGCATCCATGTCTTTAAGGTTTGAATAAACGTATTGATTACTTTACATagaatcttaccaaccccaaatcTTTGAACCATAATTCAGAGTCCTTGAACAGATTGTGAGATTTTCAAAGTAATCAATCACAATTTCACACTCAACAGAAACTTCTTGATGCACACGAAGAGCAGAATATTGATGCATATGCTGACGCAGTAAGTTCTCTCGGGATATTGTTTCTTAATTCACTGCACACATTTTTACTGTGGTAGTTCATTCACGATTTGCTCCACCTAAATTCtatgtttctttcatttcattaggTAAGGGAATTTGATTCCATCACTCGGCTTGATCAGTGGCAGACCACTATGTTACTAAGAATCAAGAAGACCATTCAGGATGAAGAGAATGACCTTCGCTAATGTGAAGTCATGATTCCAAGCTCATTTCCCATTCTCCCATTCTCCTTTCTTACCAGctctattatttattcatatatgtGAAAATGAAGGTCACGTGTGCATTACGCACATCCTAAGTCCTACTAAAGAAATGTAACTTTTATCCCAAAGAACACTGTGAAGTCTTTTAGTTTGACACTGGGTAGAATTTATGCTACAAGCTATGACCACAACATTCCTTTGAAGTCAATGCAACTCCTCATAAATCTGATTATTTTATGTGTTACCATTTGCATTCATGCTTGTGCAGCTTCAgtaattgctttatttattattttattaattgttgtaaattatcatttaatttccATTAGTTACTGACCAAGTCCCAATGCTCGTATGTGTCAATATGTCTTAGTAGTATTTATAGTGTAGTGAAGATAATTCTCCATTTGTGCAAAATTCTATTAATGAGATGATCAGCTTGAATCAGCTGAAACAGTACTAATTgctattttcttgtttttctctatGGAGGAAATAATCAagaagtaatttttttcagttatatcttaaatgaaatttgaatttaccatattttaaaacagtgattttcatcttgctgttttgtttttcgtaCCAAAATAAGAAGAGTGAATCTGCATGATGGTCCTGTATTAAGCGGGATCTGTGAGGATTTATCAGTCCTCCTCCCGCTGTCTGAAGGGTGGACCGGTTAAGTGTGCAATTTGTTCATCACGTATAGAACATTAAATACCTGAGGAACCAGCTtggcatgaaaatgttttagttcttattaagtttaatttattgatgCATTACAACAAGCTCATAATTAAAAGTCATACTGTTTGTTATCTAAAATTAACTTGAGTTATTACGTTTCGCAATTCAGTGCTTTTCATATTGACAGTTTCATCTACATACATGTTTGGGTGCTCATGACTAGTCGTGGATCAATGCAGGACCTTAAGCTTGGAAAAAGCATGGCAGAATAAGCTTAATGTAACTAAAAAATGAGGTGTAACACAAAGTCTAATATTTGGAGGCAAGCAGTGGAAGCATGCATTATTTCATCAAAACctatgttaaaatgatttaaaaagcgaataaattatttgattccCTCCTTTTTTGTTGAGTATTTATATTTCCACGATGTGAGCATACATACTAACAGACagtgttttaaatctaaatgggTTGTTTAAGGAACTATACATAACTTTAAGCTTCTGACCATCAACACACCTTCTGAAGGAGGTTTATCTGTTTTaatcatcctcctcctcctcatcttccAGATCCTCTGTCTCATCCAGGGCTGCCGTCTGCTCCTCCAGGGCAGCTTTTAAAGCCTGTTCTTCTTCCACACTGGGGTCTAGGGCCTCTGTGATTTCAGGCCCACTGGGGTACTCATTCTGGGGCGGTGGAAGAACTGTTGGGGTGTATGCCTCTCCGATATATTTCATCCCCCAACCAATGTATATGTTTCCAAACTTCCTGAGAGGGAGCAAAAGAAAAGCTCGACTTGATAGAAATTGACGTAgaatagacattttaaaaagcaagctTCATACCTGCCACTGGCATAAGCATAAGCTCCAGGCCAGAGGTTGGAGCGCAGCACAGCGATGGAAAACTGAGGAATGAGGTTTGAGGAGATCATTGAGCTCCAAGGTAGTGTGTCATTAATCTCTGTGGACAGATGTATTCTGCATTAGAGTGCGACATTTAAACTGTGCTGGAGgtgtttaatgtaaatgttatgcaGTGTGACTGACTTGCATCCTCAGACAGAGGTGTCAGGAGAGGAGGCCCAACTTCCGGCTCCGGCTCATCAGGTTCCtcctccctctcttcctcctcgGCATCTTCATCCACATCATCCACAGACTTCTTAGTCACGTTTACCCACACACAGCGGCCCTAACACATATTCAGCTGATTTCacacatgtgcagtttttcATCCCAAAAATATGGTTACtcatattttttgctttaatatgCCACTAGATAATCTTAAGGTAtggttaacccaaaaatgaaaagtcataCATAACAGTATGACTTTTCTTGATATATTTTAGGAATGTTGGCAACTAAACAGTTTTTGTCACCACTGATTTTcattacatgacaaaaaaataccTGTTGGGAtaccaacattttttaaaacatcttattttgtgtttcaaagaagaTAGAAAGTCAGACAATTTTGGAATGGCATGAGAACTAATGCATAATTGACAAATAGTGGCAgaccttttttcatttttgtatgcaCAGCAGATGTAGATCCACacagacattttaaagcagattCGTTCCCAGCAGGCCGTCTGTTTCTTACCTGTGTAAGTATATGCTGTACATGATGGACCCATAGATTCAGAGACTCAGCCATCTCATTTACATGGATGCCCTCAAAGTTAGGATTCTCCTCATAGCTGTCTCGCAGTCCATCATCCTCACCTTCATCCTCCCCAAACTGGTAGAATCCCAGAGGGCTGACATGTGTGCCCGCTGAGATCCGTGCGATCTGGGCACGCAGGTAGTTGGTCTCATTGCCAGGAAAGGGAGGAAAACTTACAACAGGAGCATCGAGCCTGCCTGTGAAGAACTTGCGGATCTGTCGAGCCACTGTAATCTGAGCAGGGGTGACTATCGGCAGTCTGACCCACGGCATGCCGGCCTCTTGACACACAAAATAAGTGTATTTGTTGACACCGGTGTGATTTTCTTCCTTTGGCACTGGTGGAGGTGGCTTGTACGTCGATTTGGGGGGAGGATCAGCCTGCAAGTAAAGTGCGATCAGTTTTGCGAAGTTTTTAATctctattcatatttttttttctaaaatgcagTCACATTTACTCTTGTTGGGAAACATATTGTGGACGAAATACAGTCATTTCAAAATCGATTTCAGAATCTATGTAGTAGGGAGTTTCacataacaaaaaagtttacatcCAAACTCAGATCTAACAGATTCCTACTGAGCAGAATTCTATGttgcaaatgtaaatgtgacTGCAAACAGACCTATTCTCCGAAAAGTAAGATACTTATAGCAGATTTGTTCTTCAGTTGCTATTTTGTGACCTACAGCTTCCACGAGCTCTGTTTCATCCTTGTCCTCCTGtgtctcttcctccctctccTCATCCTCATGTGTCTGTTCTGTCCCTTCCTCCTcgtctccttctccttctctgaATTCCCCTTCAGCCACCAGGTAGTTGCCCTGCGTGCCGAGGATCTTGCCCCAGAATCGACAGCGCAGGAGACACTGTGAGTCCACCAGCTGCTTCAAAGCCAGAAAGACTCTCTGCATCTCCTCTCTCCCCAGACCCACACCAGCTTGCTCAAAGAAGAACGCCAGTTCTGCAACATTCGGTAAAGGAGTCTCCACCTGGAAATCATACTGCATTACAGTGTACTTCTCATAGGAGCTACCACAACACTGGCCGTCTACATCTAATTGTATCTCAATCTTAAAGAGATAgtcttttactcaccctcatgttgctccGAACCCTTTAGACTTTTGTCACTCTTTAAAAACGTAAGAccttacaatatttttaatgaaacttgaGTGCTCTCCGCCTCTCCATTGAACCTCCATAGTAACCAAAACTTATAAGATCTAACATAAGGTGTCATATATTGAATTCATATGAACTGAGCGCTTTAATCTTAGTTTTGTAAGTAATTGCTCGATTAAATTGCTCAATTTAGGAAGAAACAATGATTAACACGCCTACATAGAGCATGTTACATATGGTAAACACAGAAGCTCAAAGTTTCAACGTTTACCATGTGTTCCACTCTATGCAGGtttgtttataaatgcataaaaacctGAATGAAATCAATTCATCATGTAAAGTTGGATTAAAGTGCTCAGTTCATATGGGTTCATTTATGACTTTTGGCCTTTTTGGATCTTCTAAGGTTTGGTCACCTGGACGGAGGGACAGAAATCTCTAGAGTTTCATTAaagtatcttaatttgtgttttaaagaatgATCAGTCTTAAAGATACATAA
This genomic interval from Puntigrus tetrazona isolate hp1 chromosome 5, ASM1883169v1, whole genome shotgun sequence contains the following:
- the rsph4a gene encoding radial spoke head protein 6 homolog A isoform X2 yields the protein MEMTEEALNNERLQAAARFKAFLMKNSTKTNLNLYDHLVGLLTKVMDERPENAVDVIEDMSRELKGSILQEKQDTLRDSPSSSAALSLAEQQKALFTRAAGDEGDHEEDLVETPLPNVAELAFFFEQAGVGLGREEMQRVFLALKQLVDSQCLLRCRFWGKILGTQGNYLVAEGEFREGEGDEEEGTEQTHEDEEREEETQEDKDETELVEAADPPPKSTYKPPPPVPKEENHTGVNKYTYFVCQEAGMPWVRLPIVTPAQITVARQIRKFFTGRLDAPVVSFPPFPGNETNYLRAQIARISAGTHVSPLGFYQFGEDEGEDDGLRDSYEENPNFEGIHVNEMAESLNLWVHHVQHILTQGRCVWVNVTKKSVDDVDEDAEEEEREEEPDEPEPEVGPPLLTPLSEDAIFHRCAALQPLAWSLCLCQWQEVWKHIHWLGDEIYRRGIHPNSSSTAPE
- the rsph4a gene encoding radial spoke head protein 6 homolog A isoform X1 is translated as MEMTEEALNNERLQAAARFKAFLMKNSTKTNLNLYDHLVGLLTKVMDERPENAVDVIEDMSRELKGSILQEKQDTLRDSPSSSAALSLAEQQKALFTRAAGDEGDHEEDLVETPLPNVAELAFFFEQAGVGLGREEMQRVFLALKQLVDSQCLLRCRFWGKILGTQGNYLVAEGEFREGEGDEEEGTEQTHEDEEREEETQEDKDETELVEAADPPPKSTYKPPPPVPKEENHTGVNKYTYFVCQEAGMPWVRLPIVTPAQITVARQIRKFFTGRLDAPVVSFPPFPGNETNYLRAQIARISAGTHVSPLGFYQFGEDEGEDDGLRDSYEENPNFEGIHVNEMAESLNLWVHHVQHILTQGRCVWVNVTKKSVDDVDEDAEEEEREEEPDEPEPEVGPPLLTPLSEDAKINDTLPWSSMISSNLIPQFSIAVLRSNLWPGAYAYASGRKFGNIYIGWGMKYIGEAYTPTVLPPPQNEYPSGPEITEALDPSVEEEQALKAALEEQTAALDETEDLEDEEEEDD